TCTTGGTTGAGAAAATCAACGCTCCGGCCAAGACCACCAGCGGGATCCTTCTGCCGGAGAAATCCTCCCAGGTCGGCgttcaattctattttttattggaTTTTAGAGTGTATTTTTGTTATCTCTTTTCGCGTAGTCTGATTTTGACTGTTTGCTTATATATGCGAATGGGTTTGGATTGAATGCAGCTTAACTCCGGGAAAGTTGTCGCGGTCGGGCCTGGTCTCCGTGATAAGTCTGGGAATGTTGTGCCGGTAGCCCTCAAGGAAGGTGATAATGTTCTCTTGCCTGATTATGGTGGTACACAAGTCAAATTGGATGATAAAGAGTGagtgatatttatttttctcaaaaaatgaTAATCATACGCACACACACATACGTGTCTccccaatttttttatttttttaatttttttaattttttgctttTTGTGTCCttttgaatcttttttttttcccgggATTTTTGCAGGTACCATTTGTTTAGGGATGAAGATATTTTGGGTGTTCTGCATGACAAATGAGCAACTTTAGTGTTT
This region of Ipomoea triloba cultivar NCNSP0323 chromosome 15, ASM357664v1 genomic DNA includes:
- the LOC116007351 gene encoding 10 kDa chaperonin, mitochondrial-like: MSWKRLVPTLNRVLVEKINAPAKTTSGILLPEKSSQLNSGKVVAVGPGLRDKSGNVVPVALKEGDNVLLPDYGGTQVKLDDKEYHLFRDEDILGVLHDK